The genome window AGTATTAATGCTTTAGTCGATTATGAAGATCCTATTGACATCATCAAACATCTGATGGTCGGTTCTGAGGGAACTCTGGCTTTTATTTCGAATGTGACTTTCAAAACGGTTATAGACGAAAAACATAAATCCTGTTCTTTATTAATTTTCAAAACGATTCAGGATGCCTGCAATGCCACTATTTTATTGAAATCGGCTCCTGTTGCTGCAGTAGAATTACTGGATAGAGAATCCATCCGTTCTGTAGAAAATGATCCTGATGCTCCCGATTATTTCAAAACATTACCAGAATCCGCCTGCGCTTTATTAGTTGAATGCCGGGATAATGATTTGGACAATATGCTATTGAAACAGCTTAAAGTCCGTTTAGAAATTGAATCTATTCCGACCTATGCAGAATATGAATTTACATCGAATCCTAAACAGTATTATTTTAATTGGAAAGCACGAAAAGGCTTGCTGCCAACAGTTGGCGGACTGCGAAAAAACGGAACAACGGTAATCATAGAAGACGTCGCTTTTCCCCTCCCGCAACTAGCAGATGCCTGTTTGGAATTGAAAAATTTATTTAAAAAATATGAATACCACGATGCCGTTTTATTTGGACACGCACTGGAAGGAAACCTTCATTTTGTGTTTTCACAGGACTTTTCAAATCAGACTGAAGTAGACCGTTACGAAAAACTAATGTCCGAATTATCTGTTTTGGTTGTGGATCGTTTCAACGGTTCTTTGAAAGCCGAACACGGAACCGGCCGGAATATGGCTCCTTTTGTAGAAAAAGAATGGGGTTCTGCCGCTTATGAAATCATGAAACGAATCAAAACTATTTTTGATCCAAATAATAAAATAAATCCTGACGTATTAATCAATCCGGATCCAAAAGCACATCTCAAAAATCTGAAACCAATGCCGGAATCCCATGCCATCGTTGATAAATGTATGGAATGCGGATTTTGTGAACCGCACTGTGTATCCGAAGGTTTAACTTTATCACCAAGACAGCGCATTGTGATTGCAAGAGAAATCAGCCGATTGGAAGAAGCGAATGATGACCCACAGCGATTAGCCGATATTCGGAAAGACGTTACTTACCAGCTGGATGAAACCTGTGCTACCGACGGACTTTGTGCCTTGGCCTGCCCCGTTCATATTGATACCGGAAAATTTGTAAAAACCTGGCGTGCCAATAAACTAAGTGCCGGCAATAAAAAAACTGCCGCTTACATTGGTTCACACATGGCGGGAACTACATCGGTTATGAGAACCGGATTAAAAATGGTTTCTTTTTTCCATTCTATTTTTGGAACCACCATTATGACAGCCTTATCTAATGTGTCACATTTTGTCAGCTTTGGAAAAGTGCCGAAATGGATTCCAGAAATGCCAAAAGGTGCCAACAAAATTAACACTAAAAATTAATCGCAATTCCGTGAATTTCTTTTTTCAATTTATGACTAATTTTTAAAGGGTTCTAAATTAAAAATTTGAGTATTCGCGGTCAACCTTTTAATAAAAAACAATGAATACAGCTACCGATTTAAAAGTCGTTTACTTTCCTTCCTGCATAAACAGAAGCATGGGAAAAACCCATTTTCAGGACTCAGACGATCTGCAATTGACCGAACTTACGCACCGCTTATTGGTTCGTGCCGGATTCACAATAATTTATCCCGAATCGATAGACAGTCATTGCTGTGGTATGCCTTTTTCAAGCAAGGGCTATGCAGAAGCTAATCACACACAATCCGAAACATTGGAAAAAGAACTGCTAAAAGCTTCAGAAAATGGTAAATATCCTGTTTTGTATGATATGAGCCCGTGTTTTTATCATTCGAAAGAAGAGTTTTCCAAAAGCCTAAAAATTGTCGATCCGATTGAATTTATGCTGGATTATGTAATGCCTCAGTTGACAGTAAAAAAGAAAAAAGGCAGTGTGGCCGTTTTTCCTGTTTGTTCCGTTAAAAAAATTGGAATGACAGAACAATTAACAGCCTTGTCTAAACTTTGTGCAGACAGCGTAACCCTTATTGACAGCAATTGCTGCGGTTTTGCCGGAGACAGAGGTTTCTTAATTCCTGAACTAAACGAACACGGACTACGAGATTTAAAAGCACAGATTCCAGCCAGCTGTAAAGACGGTTTTTCAACCAGCAGAACCTGCGAAATAGGACTCGAAAAAATGAGCGGTATCGATTTTAAATCTATTTTTTATTTGGTGGATGAAGTAACCAGATAAGAAAATAATAATTCTTTTCATACGAATAAATTAACTAGATTTGGTTTTCAAACTTTTAATTACATATAACCTAATCATTAATAAACATTAACCTATGGAAGAAAAATACATTGTAAATGAAACTTTAAAAAGGATTGAACCTCTTGAAAAAAAATGCAGCTATTGCCGAAAAAAAGATATGACATTGATTGATAGCTGCTTTTTTGAAACTTTATTCTTTGAACAAAAAAGATCTAATTATCTGGTTGTTAGAAAAGTAAATTTCAACAAAGTGTCCATTGGCGTGCCTAGGTGCGAAAGCTGTAGATCTATTCATGAAGGAGCTAACGCAAAAGCTCAAAAATATATTTTTATTGCTGCGGGTATTATCCTTATTTTACCTTTCTTATTTACATTTAGTGCTGACGCTTTTTCTGACGGAATAATACCAGCTGTAATTGTATTGATTGCGGGGTTTTTATTTAAAAACTATTTATCAGAAAAAATTGTTTTTAAGACTGATATTCTTTCCGAAAAAGTAGGAGCACAATATAGTGTAATCGTTCAGGATTTTCTTGAGGAGGGCTGGCAGTACGAACAACCAGAAGCTTAAAAAATGCTATTATTTATAGAGAAACCGTTGATAAAGTCAACGGTTTTTTAAAATATAACAGATTAATAAGCAACCTAATAGCCAAAATTGCATCTATATTAATAAAATATAGAAATTATGAAAAATAGAATTTACCTTATTACATTAGTATTGATTAGTAGTTTGATTTCTTCTTGTGAATCAGATGATAACTCAGACTTCAATAATGATTTCGAAACAAGCAGTAATGCATTATCAGATTTTAAAAAAACAACTCATAATTCCTATAAATATACAGTCGTTGAAGCGTCTTGGAGTGGCCCAGCTTGGGAAACTACCATAAGCGTATCTAACGGAAAAGTTGTTCAAAGAAAGTTTAAATATACTAATACCCAAGGATTAGGAAATAATATTCCAAAAGAAGCATTAGAATGGACTGAAAATGGAAATGAAATAGGCATTCACAAAGATAATGGGGCAGTTGCTCTAACTTTAGATGAAATATATTCAAAAGCC of Flavobacterium marginilacus contains these proteins:
- a CDS encoding FAD-binding and (Fe-S)-binding domain-containing protein, translated to MLAHSYQKLKDILSVTIDPKRILTNPLQTLAYGTDASFYRLIPKIVILAHNEAEVVEIIKQAKKLDIALTFRAAGTSLSGQAITDSVLVVATHGWKNFELFDSKEKVKLEPGIVGARANIFLAPHGLKIGPDPASIGACMIGGIVANNASGMCCGTAQNSYQTIADIRIVLHDGTILDTADAQSVTAFKKDQPALIQEIESLRDQIKNDETLYHQIKNKFKIKNTTGYSINALVDYEDPIDIIKHLMVGSEGTLAFISNVTFKTVIDEKHKSCSLLIFKTIQDACNATILLKSAPVAAVELLDRESIRSVENDPDAPDYFKTLPESACALLVECRDNDLDNMLLKQLKVRLEIESIPTYAEYEFTSNPKQYYFNWKARKGLLPTVGGLRKNGTTVIIEDVAFPLPQLADACLELKNLFKKYEYHDAVLFGHALEGNLHFVFSQDFSNQTEVDRYEKLMSELSVLVVDRFNGSLKAEHGTGRNMAPFVEKEWGSAAYEIMKRIKTIFDPNNKINPDVLINPDPKAHLKNLKPMPESHAIVDKCMECGFCEPHCVSEGLTLSPRQRIVIAREISRLEEANDDPQRLADIRKDVTYQLDETCATDGLCALACPVHIDTGKFVKTWRANKLSAGNKKTAAYIGSHMAGTTSVMRTGLKMVSFFHSIFGTTIMTALSNVSHFVSFGKVPKWIPEMPKGANKINTKN
- a CDS encoding (Fe-S)-binding protein; this translates as MNTATDLKVVYFPSCINRSMGKTHFQDSDDLQLTELTHRLLVRAGFTIIYPESIDSHCCGMPFSSKGYAEANHTQSETLEKELLKASENGKYPVLYDMSPCFYHSKEEFSKSLKIVDPIEFMLDYVMPQLTVKKKKGSVAVFPVCSVKKIGMTEQLTALSKLCADSVTLIDSNCCGFAGDRGFLIPELNEHGLRDLKAQIPASCKDGFSTSRTCEIGLEKMSGIDFKSIFYLVDEVTR